The Thunnus maccoyii chromosome 9, fThuMac1.1, whole genome shotgun sequence genome includes a region encoding these proteins:
- the elovl7a gene encoding elongation of very long chain fatty acids protein 7a, whose translation MELDNIKSSAALIYDEFFQNADSRTGNWFLMSSPVPQTIIILAYIYFVTSLGPRIMENRKAFDLKGILIVYNFSVVALSLYMCYEFVMSGWGTGYSFRCDLVDYSDSPQAMRMAAVCWLYYFSKFIEMLDTIFFVLRKKNSQVTFLHVYHHSIMPFTWWFGVRFAPGGLGTFHALLNCVVHVIMYSYYGLTAMGPSYQKYLWWKKYLTTIQLIQFVMVTSHISQYFFMKDCPYQFPIFIYIIGLYGLIFLFLFLNFWYHAYTKGKRLPKVLQAQTWAHHTNGVMNGNASHEKDE comes from the exons ATGGAATTGGATAATATAAAGTCCTCGGCAGCACTCATTTATGACGAGTTCTTCCAAAATGCAG ACTCGCGGACGGGGAACTGGTTTCTCATGTCCTCTCCTGTCCCCCAAACGATCATCATCCTGGCGTACATCTACTTTGTCACGTCACTGGGGCCTCGGATAATGGAGAACCGCAAAGCCTTTGACCTCAAAGGAATTCTTATAGTCTACAACTTCAGCGTGGTGGCCCTCTCACTCTACATGTGCTACGAG TTTGTGATGTCGGGATGGGGAACGGGATACTCGTTTCGCTGTGACCTGGTGGACTACTCAGATTCACCACAGGCCATGAGG ATGGCAGCAGTATGCTGGCTTTACTACTTCTCAAAGTTCATTGAGATGTTGGACACA attttctttgtcttgaggaaGAAGAACAGCCAGGTGACATTTCTTCATGTCTACCATCACTCGATCATGCCCTTCACCTGGTGGTTTGGTGTTCGTTTTGCTCCAG GTGGTCTGGGGACATTCCACGCCCTGCTTAACTGTGTCGTCCATGTCATCATGTACTCGTACTATGGCCTGACTGCCATGGGCCCCAGCTACCAGAAGTAcctgtggtggaagaaatacCTCACTACTATTCAGCTG ATCCAGTTTGTTATGGTGACCAGCCACATCTCCCAGTATTTCTTCATGAAGGACTGCCCCTACCAGTTCCCCATCTTCATCTACATCATCGGCCTGTACGGCCTGATTTTCCTGTTCCTCTTCCTCAACTTTTGGTACCACGCCTACACCAAAGGCAAGAGGCTGCCTAAAGTACTGCAGGCTCAGACATGGGCACACCACACCAACGGCGTCATGAACGGAAACGCCAGTCATGAAAAAGACGAGTGA